In the genome of Vicinamibacterales bacterium, one region contains:
- a CDS encoding histidine phosphatase family protein, which produces MSTRRLPRSRPAWSSRAGSLHGLHARHPGRTIVVVTHAELIRYAVLAARKLPLERWPDVEVPPASVTILTCDAADVHEWRGMFAG; this is translated from the coding sequence ATGTCGACACGCCGACTTCCGAGATCCAGACCGGCTTGGTCGTCGCGCGCCGGATCTCTGCACGGCCTGCACGCGCGCCACCCCGGCCGCACGATCGTCGTCGTCACGCACGCAGAACTGATCCGCTACGCCGTGCTCGCCGCGCGCAAGCTGCCGCTCGAGCGCTGGCCGGATGTGGAAGTGCCGCCGGCGTCCGTCACCATCCTCACCTGCGACGCGGCAGACGTTCACGAATGGCGAGGTATGTTCGCTGGTTGA